A genomic stretch from Candidatus Schekmanbacteria bacterium includes:
- a CDS encoding electron transfer flavoprotein subunit alpha/FixB family protein, with amino-acid sequence MMANILVFAEQRDGKFKKSAYEVIGAAKNIASQIGGQVVALVVGSGIEGIAGELAGYGADKIVVADNEVLKLYSTAGYSAAVVEAVKKNDAGCVLMPASFMGKDLAPAVAAALGTASATDAIGIEVADGAVVATRPVYGGKSLVKVKSKKAPFIVTLRPNVFPVPQKDESKSAAIEKIDAHISADSIKAKVKEVVAGAAGKLDLTEASIIVAGGRGMKGPEGFKVLEELADAIGGVVGASRSAVDAGWISQADQVGQTGKVVSPTLYIACGISGAIQHLAGMSSSKCIVAINKDPEAPIFQIADFGIVGDLFEVVPALKAEIKKAVGG; translated from the coding sequence CTGATGGCTAATATACTTGTATTTGCAGAACAGAGAGACGGAAAATTCAAAAAAAGCGCCTATGAAGTTATCGGTGCTGCTAAGAATATAGCATCACAGATTGGCGGGCAGGTGGTTGCTCTTGTGGTTGGTTCTGGAATTGAAGGAATCGCAGGAGAGCTTGCAGGATACGGTGCAGACAAGATAGTAGTAGCTGACAATGAAGTCCTTAAGCTTTATTCTACGGCCGGATATTCAGCCGCTGTTGTTGAAGCAGTGAAAAAGAACGATGCGGGTTGCGTTCTAATGCCGGCATCATTCATGGGAAAAGATTTGGCCCCTGCTGTTGCTGCAGCGCTGGGAACAGCATCTGCAACTGATGCAATCGGGATTGAGGTGGCTGATGGAGCTGTCGTTGCTACAAGGCCGGTTTATGGCGGCAAGAGCCTTGTAAAGGTAAAGTCTAAGAAGGCTCCTTTTATAGTGACATTGCGGCCTAATGTTTTTCCTGTACCTCAGAAAGATGAATCCAAAAGTGCAGCAATTGAAAAGATAGATGCCCATATAAGCGCAGACAGCATCAAGGCAAAGGTAAAAGAAGTTGTTGCCGGAGCTGCCGGAAAGCTTGACCTTACAGAAGCTTCTATAATAGTAGCAGGCGGAAGAGGAATGAAGGGTCCTGAAGGATTTAAAGTGCTTGAGGAACTCGCTGATGCAATCGGAGGAGTAGTCGGTGCGTCAAGGTCTGCTGTTGATGCCGGATGGATAAGCCAGGCTGACCAGGTCGGGCAGACGGGAAAGGTTGTTTCACCTACCCTTTATATTGCCTGCGGTATTTCAGGTGCAATACAGCATCTGGCAGGAATGTCATCTTCAAAGTGCATTGTAGCAATAAACAAGGATCCGGAAGCGCCGATTTTTCAGATTGCAGATTTCGGCATAGTAGGAGACCTGTTTGAAGTTGTCCCTGCCCTGAAGGCTGAAATCAAGAAAGCTGTCGGAGGCTGA
- a CDS encoding electron transfer flavoprotein subunit beta/FixA family protein, with amino-acid sequence MNIVVCMKRVPDTAAKIRVSSNGKTIDESGIEYVINPYDEYAIEEALRIKEKSGGEVIILTLDSSDAQPVVRNALAMGADRAVLLKCAAKPVDSLATAQALAAGLKELNADIILMGKQAVDYDNLQVGPMVGQLLGIPCVSVITKLEIADGKAVARRQIEGGEEVVETTLPAIFTAQKGLNEPRYASLKGIMAAKKKSLVEKDAQSAEECIEVLKMEIPPARKGGRIVGQGIDAVPELVKLLQFEAKVL; translated from the coding sequence GTGAACATTGTTGTTTGTATGAAACGCGTGCCGGACACAGCGGCGAAAATCCGTGTGAGTTCTAACGGAAAAACTATTGATGAGAGCGGAATTGAGTATGTAATCAATCCATATGACGAGTATGCAATAGAAGAAGCATTGCGTATAAAGGAAAAATCAGGCGGAGAGGTTATAATCCTTACCCTTGATTCAAGCGATGCACAGCCTGTAGTAAGGAATGCACTTGCCATGGGAGCAGACCGTGCCGTTCTGCTCAAGTGCGCAGCAAAGCCGGTTGATTCACTTGCCACTGCGCAGGCTCTAGCGGCAGGTCTTAAGGAGCTTAATGCAGATATTATCCTTATGGGAAAGCAGGCTGTTGATTATGATAACCTGCAGGTAGGACCTATGGTGGGCCAGCTTTTAGGAATTCCTTGTGTGAGTGTAATAACAAAACTTGAGATAGCTGACGGCAAAGCAGTTGCAAGACGCCAGATTGAGGGAGGCGAAGAAGTCGTTGAGACAACATTGCCTGCTATATTCACAGCGCAAAAGGGATTGAATGAACCAAGATATGCTTCACTTAAAGGTATAATGGCAGCAAAGAAAAAGAGCCTTGTTGAAAAAGATGCACAGTCTGCAGAGGAGTGTATTGAAGTTTTAAAGATGGAAATACCTCCTGCAAGAAAAGGCGGCAGAATAGTAGGGCAGGGCATTGATGCAGTTCCTGAGCTTGTAAAATTACTCCAGTTTGAAGCTAAAGTACTATGA
- a CDS encoding long-chain fatty acid--CoA ligase translates to MEKNINDSQILNDIPIKRFINIAKKHAVQSALLYEHVNKYHSISYNEFLLRVSAFAAGLKKIGASKGDRLAIIHANSPEWIICDLACLALGVVDIPLYKSITNEQLTYIINQCAPKFFLLSNYRSYRKIMETNSEVLKETKFIIAEKPNDIGKEIPNLFFYDSVYRMGLAEVEKGEFSIDEAALLISADDDATIIYTSGTTGQPKGVVITNRNIVSEIDGLYKAIETKENDSIISFLPLSHVLARLVDYFIIFSGRTIAYSETMEALAKNLVEIKPTLLVGVPRVYDKLYSAIRDAAKDGYAKALLEWGIRIGERWNSAADRGEVPALLLRVLHFIADRLIYSRIREKLGGNIRILISGGAPLRRDVATFFRNLGLVIQEGYGLTETCCAVTLNRKDRIKIGTVGEAVEGAEIKIAENNEILIRGPMIMKGYYRNETATSEVIDKEGWLHTGDAGFIDTDGYITINDRIKELIKTSSGKYVAPQKLEHLLTENSMIANAAIIGDGRKFISALIVPEKKFISGKAQQLGLSALNNNEFLNNQSVTALYKSLISDINRNLESHEKIKSFRLLENDFSVEGGELTPTLKLRRKIISEKYGYLIESIYEGFD, encoded by the coding sequence ATGGAAAAAAACATTAACGATTCACAGATTCTAAATGACATTCCAATAAAACGGTTTATAAACATTGCCAAAAAACATGCAGTGCAATCGGCGCTTCTTTATGAACATGTTAATAAATATCATTCTATCAGCTATAATGAATTCCTGCTTCGTGTTTCTGCTTTTGCGGCAGGTCTTAAAAAAATCGGCGCTTCAAAAGGAGACAGGCTTGCTATCATTCATGCTAACTCACCTGAGTGGATAATCTGTGATCTGGCATGTCTGGCATTGGGGGTTGTTGATATTCCTCTTTATAAGAGCATTACCAATGAACAGCTGACCTACATAATCAATCAATGCGCTCCTAAATTCTTCCTTCTCTCGAATTACAGGTCATACAGGAAGATAATGGAGACAAACTCAGAGGTATTAAAAGAAACTAAATTTATTATTGCAGAGAAGCCTAATGATATTGGAAAGGAAATACCTAATTTGTTTTTTTACGACTCCGTTTACAGGATGGGACTTGCTGAAGTTGAGAAAGGTGAGTTCTCAATCGATGAAGCAGCCTTGCTAATAAGTGCAGATGATGATGCAACGATAATATATACATCAGGCACGACAGGACAGCCAAAGGGTGTCGTTATAACAAACAGAAATATAGTTTCAGAAATAGATGGTCTTTATAAGGCGATAGAAACCAAAGAGAATGACAGCATAATATCCTTTCTTCCATTAAGCCATGTCCTTGCACGTCTTGTTGACTACTTCATAATATTTAGCGGAAGAACTATTGCCTATTCTGAAACAATGGAGGCATTGGCAAAAAACCTTGTTGAAATAAAACCGACTCTTCTCGTAGGTGTGCCAAGGGTTTATGACAAACTTTATTCTGCGATTCGTGATGCTGCTAAAGATGGGTATGCAAAGGCACTTCTTGAATGGGGAATTAGGATCGGAGAGCGATGGAACAGCGCAGCTGATAGAGGTGAAGTTCCTGCACTTTTGCTGAGGGTATTACACTTCATAGCTGACAGACTTATCTACTCAAGGATCAGGGAAAAACTGGGCGGGAATATCAGGATACTGATATCCGGAGGTGCACCGCTGCGCAGGGATGTTGCAACTTTCTTCAGGAACCTTGGGCTTGTAATACAGGAAGGATATGGCCTTACTGAAACTTGCTGTGCAGTAACTCTGAACAGAAAGGATAGAATAAAGATAGGAACAGTGGGGGAGGCGGTTGAAGGCGCAGAAATTAAAATCGCTGAGAACAATGAGATCCTTATCCGCGGGCCCATGATAATGAAAGGTTACTACAGGAATGAAACTGCAACATCAGAGGTTATAGACAAAGAAGGATGGCTTCATACAGGGGATGCTGGTTTTATAGACACAGACGGCTACATTACAATAAATGACAGGATTAAGGAGCTTATAAAGACATCGAGCGGCAAGTACGTAGCTCCACAAAAATTGGAACATTTGCTGACAGAAAACAGCATGATTGCAAATGCTGCAATAATTGGAGACGGAAGGAAATTCATTTCTGCTCTTATAGTACCCGAGAAAAAATTTATATCCGGGAAGGCGCAGCAGCTTGGACTCAGTGCTCTCAATAATAATGAGTTTTTAAATAACCAGTCTGTTACGGCACTATACAAATCTCTTATATCAGATATTAACCGTAATCTTGAAAGCCATGAGAAAATAAAAAGCTTCAGACTGTTAGAAAATGATTTCTCTGTGGAAGGGGGAGAGCTTACACCTACACTTAAACTAAGAAGAAAAATCATATCTGAAAAGTACGGATATCTTATAGAAAGTATCTATGAAGGGTTTGATTGA
- a CDS encoding PilZ domain-containing protein: MDFPKTESHDRRRYPRIKSINLLYYNFFDQKEFDKRQGIAKTVDISECGMLIECGYPFPLHSILEISVALGEKLISVKGEVVRAMITEEKTYLLGLELTPLSEADKEEMIKYIKGNL; encoded by the coding sequence ATGGATTTTCCAAAAACAGAATCGCATGACCGCAGAAGATATCCGCGTATTAAATCAATCAACCTGTTGTACTATAATTTCTTTGACCAGAAGGAATTTGACAAACGTCAGGGAATAGCAAAGACGGTAGATATAAGTGAATGCGGAATGCTTATTGAATGCGGTTATCCATTCCCTCTTCACTCGATTTTGGAAATCTCTGTAGCCCTTGGAGAAAAGCTTATCTCAGTCAAAGGGGAAGTTGTAAGGGCTATGATTACTGAAGAAAAAACATACCTCCTCGGACTTGAGCTCACACCGCTCTCAGAGGCGGATAAAGAGGAAATGATAAAGTATATCAAGGGAAATCTTTAA